The Halarsenatibacter silvermanii genome includes a region encoding these proteins:
- a CDS encoding UDP-glucose dehydrogenase family protein, which produces MYKNKISIVGTGYVGLVSGVCLADFGNSIINVDIDEEKVAKLNQGEVPIYEQGLKELLERNLKDERISFTTDSQEAMEESEVIFIAVGTPPNDDGTADISSVLKVARQVGKYMDGYRVVVNKSTVPIGTGRKVAEVIEEELEKRGENYNFDVVSNPEFLREGRAVNDFTDPDRVVIGTESEEAQEIMTEIYRPLFLDDVPFVFTNLETAETIKYASNAFLASKISFINEMSRLCEQVNADVNEVAQAMGLDSRISHRFLRAGPGYGGSCFPKDTRAIVSMAEEAGIDLELIKTGIQVNREQKEYMADKIINELGSGEEGSQLAGMTIGVLGLSFKPETDDMRESPALTILPRLIKEGAAIQAFDPEAMKNAAECLDEYERDIVYCANEYDVMKNVDAVVLLTEWNQFRRLDFERLKRVVNQPVFFDLRNVYNEKEVAPRGIRYIGVGRAARPAEKSEKI; this is translated from the coding sequence ATGTATAAGAACAAGATAAGTATTGTGGGAACGGGTTATGTGGGGCTGGTCAGCGGTGTCTGCCTGGCTGATTTCGGCAACAGCATCATTAACGTCGACATAGATGAGGAAAAAGTGGCCAAATTGAATCAGGGCGAAGTTCCTATTTATGAACAGGGCCTCAAGGAGCTTCTGGAGAGAAATCTCAAGGACGAGAGGATTTCTTTTACCACCGACTCTCAGGAAGCGATGGAGGAGAGCGAGGTTATCTTTATAGCGGTCGGCACTCCCCCCAATGATGATGGAACTGCCGATATCAGCAGCGTGTTAAAAGTCGCCCGTCAGGTGGGTAAATATATGGATGGTTATCGGGTTGTGGTCAATAAGTCGACTGTGCCGATCGGCACCGGCCGTAAGGTAGCGGAGGTCATCGAGGAAGAACTGGAAAAACGGGGCGAAAACTATAATTTCGATGTGGTCAGCAATCCGGAGTTCCTGCGCGAGGGCAGGGCTGTAAATGATTTTACCGATCCGGACAGGGTGGTTATAGGCACCGAAAGCGAGGAAGCGCAGGAGATAATGACTGAAATTTATCGCCCGCTATTCCTGGACGATGTGCCCTTTGTTTTCACCAATCTGGAGACGGCGGAGACGATAAAATATGCTTCCAATGCTTTTCTGGCCAGCAAAATCTCTTTTATCAATGAGATGTCGCGCCTGTGCGAGCAGGTCAATGCCGATGTGAATGAAGTGGCTCAGGCCATGGGGCTGGACAGCAGGATTTCTCACAGGTTTCTCCGGGCCGGTCCCGGTTATGGCGGCAGCTGTTTTCCCAAGGATACCCGGGCGATAGTGAGCATGGCCGAGGAGGCCGGTATAGATCTCGAGCTGATAAAAACCGGCATCCAGGTTAACAGAGAGCAGAAGGAATATATGGCCGATAAGATCATCAATGAGCTGGGCAGCGGTGAAGAAGGCAGTCAGCTTGCGGGCATGACCATCGGAGTGCTCGGCCTGAGCTTCAAGCCGGAAACCGACGATATGAGAGAATCTCCGGCTCTGACCATACTTCCCCGTCTCATAAAAGAGGGAGCGGCCATTCAGGCTTTCGATCCCGAGGCGATGAAGAACGCGGCTGAATGTCTGGATGAATATGAAAGGGATATAGTTTATTGTGCCAACGAATATGATGTGATGAAGAACGTCGATGCGGTTGTTCTTCTAACTGAATGGAATCAATTCCGCCGGCTGGATTTTGAGCGCCTGAAAAGAGTGGTAAACCAGCCTGTATTCTTTGATCTGCGCAACGTATACAATGAAAAAGAGGTGGCTCCCCGCGGAATAAGATATATCGGAGTGGGGAGGGCTGCCAGGCCGGCAGAAAAATCTGAAAAAATATAG